One Dioscorea cayenensis subsp. rotundata cultivar TDr96_F1 chromosome 17, TDr96_F1_v2_PseudoChromosome.rev07_lg8_w22 25.fasta, whole genome shotgun sequence DNA window includes the following coding sequences:
- the LOC120281281 gene encoding UDP-glycosyltransferase 73C1-like — MWNPWTANVARSLSIRRLVFHGPSCAFIYCSYVFQLHKIYETVTDEFEDITVPGLTDDHDDDVGQSFKVSKAHSSAETVDGVVMNTLDDVELMFVEAYKKDDDFSARIVRGNKTAVDQEKLFGWLDSMEENSVLYVSFGTLTQMKVGETLEIGSGLEASGVPFIWVIKDVEKSPAVEEWLEGHCGWNSTLEAISNGVPMITWPQIADQFLNERLVVKFLRMGIAIGVKKPMFYFGEDEISVSSSDVERAVRGLMGDGQEAQEREDKGYRD; from the exons ATGTGGAACCCGTGGACAGCAAACGTTGCACGTTCACTCAGCATTCGCCGGCTTGTCTTTCATGGCCCTTCTTGTGCTTTTATCTATTGTAGTTACGTTTTTCAGCTGCATAAGATTTATGAGACTGTTACTGATGAGTTTGAAGATATTACCGTGCCTGGTTTGACtgatgatcatgatgatgatgttggtcAGAGTTTTAAGGTTTCTAAAGCGCATTCGTCCG CGGAGACTGTTGATGGGGTGGTTATGAACACTTTAGATGATGTTGAGCTTATGTTTGTGGAGGCTTATAAGAAG GATGATGATTTTAGTGCTAGGATTGTGAGAGGGAACAAGACTGCAGTGGATCAAGAGAAGTTGTTTGGTTGGCTTGATTCTATGGAGGAAAACTCGGTGCTTTATGTCAGTTTTGGCACTTTGACACAGATGAAAGTGGGAGAGACATTGGAGATTGGATCAGGACTTGAGGCTTCTGGGGTTCCTTTCATTTGGGTTATTAAGGATGTGGAGAAGTCCCCGGCGGTTGAGGAGTGGTTGGAAGG TCATTGTGGGTGGAACTCAACGTTGGAGGCAATATCAAATGGTGTGCCAATGATCACTTGGCCGCAGATTGCAGACCAATTCTTGAATGAGAGGTTGGTTGTGAAGTTCCTGAGGATGGGTATTGCTATTGGAGTGAAGaagcctatgttttattttggtgaGGATGAGATTTCTGTTAGTAGCTCTGATGTAGAGAGGGCTGTGAGGGGGTTGATGGGTGATGGACAGGAGGCTCAGGAGAGGGAGGATAAGGGCTACAGAGATTAA